In Eleutherodactylus coqui strain aEleCoq1 chromosome 4, aEleCoq1.hap1, whole genome shotgun sequence, the following are encoded in one genomic region:
- the TMEM199 gene encoding transmembrane protein 199 — protein sequence MASECRVTAPLLAALRELQDSFTPGTQILVREVLEEGAGAVVSFRVLRELHSLLRGRGSKVYLHELLEGSEIHLPAVQLPERNPELVARLEKIKAKLANEEYKRITKNVTCQSSRQGTLADLGRQVRPLKTIIITVFNFLVTVAAAFACTYIGSQYVFTESAARVLSSVIVASFVGLAELYVLVRTMEGQLGEL from the exons ATGGCGAGTGAGTGCCGGGTGACGGCGCCGCTGCTGGCAGCGCTGCGGGAGCTGCAGGACAGCTTTACACCGGGCACCCAGATCCTTGTACGGGAGGTGCTGGAGGAAGGAGCCGGGGCCGTCGTGTCCTTCAGGGTCCTGCGGGAGCTGCACTCCCTGCTGCGGGGGAGAG GCTCCAAGGTGTACCTGCATGAGCTGCTGGAAGGTAGCGAGATCCACTTACCGGCGGTCCAGCTGCCTGAGCGG AACCCAGAACTTGTGGCTCGTCTAGAGAAGATAAAGGCTAAGCTGGCAAATGAGGAATACAAGAGGATCACAAAGAACGTCACGTGTCAG TCCAGTCGGCAAGGAACTCTGGCTGACCTTGGAAGACAAG taCGGCCATTAAAGACGATCATCATTACTGTATTCAACTTCTTAGTCACGGTTGCAGCTGCATTTGCGTGCACGTATATCGGAAGTCAGTATGTCTTCACAGAATCTGCTGCG CGGGTACTGTCCTCGGTGATTGTGGCTTCATTTGTGGGATTAGCGGAGCTCTATGTTCTGGTCCGGACCATGGAGGGGCAACTTGGAGAATTGTAG